One Rhododendron vialii isolate Sample 1 chromosome 2a, ASM3025357v1 genomic region harbors:
- the LOC131316512 gene encoding protein BRANCHLESS TRICHOME codes for MALPSIRQTLPEKAKGRKGKKPSSLAHKGRAREKGVRVTKKDRKSKMEDKMMMAMMMISRNPEKPTNHSISDQQPITTSTYPITWKLYENPFYYPNQPIPHHQQIQQQQNHKQLHHLHLPISTRKISASFWDLTFIRPVMESELETAKAQITELKAEVEYERKARKKMESVNKKLNRELSEERKGREALERVCGELAREISAAKAEINRMRKEMEEERKMLRMAEVFREERVQMKLAEAKILLEDKISELEETKQMRTEPSNQVLVNNVKPVSATTNAADIFSVKLVRCGSGEKSTFSVDNGGSGIANSLPIQRRQSPEAENPHIKRGIKGFVEFPKVVRAIGSRSRHLGSKMECQRAQLRILLKQKNPTRSNGLIMS; via the coding sequence AAAAAGCAAAaggaagaaaggggaaaaaaccttCTTCCCTAGCACATAAAGGCAGGGCCAGAGAAAAAGGAGTCCGTGTAACAAAGAAAGATCGAAAGTCCAAAATGGAGGACAAGATGATGATGGCGATGATGATGATCTCAAGAAACCCAGAAAAACCCACAAACCATTCCATTTCCGATCAACAACCCATCACCACTTCCACTTACCCAATTACCTGGAAATTGTACGAGAACCCATTTTATTATCCCAATCAACCAATTCCCCATCATCAACaaatacaacaacaacagaatcATAAACAACTTCACCATCTCCACCTCCCAATTTCCACTCGTAAAATCTCTGCATCTTTCTGGGATCTGACCTTCATCAGGCCTGTAATGGAATCAGAGCTCGAAACCGCGAAAGCCCAGATAACCGAATTGAAGGCCGAGGTCGAATACGAGCGGAAGGCCCGAAAGAAGATGGAGTCAGTGAACAAGAAGCTGAACAGAGAGCTGTCTGAGGAGAGGAAAGGGAGAGAGGCATTGGAGAGAGTGTGTGGAGAACTTGCGAGGGAGATATCGGCTGCTAAGGCGGAGATTAATCGAATGAGGAAAgagatggaggaggagagaaagaTGCTGCGAATGGCCGAGGTGTTCAGGGAGGAGCGAGTCCAAATGAAGCTCGCCGAGGCGAAGATTCTGCTGGAAGACAAGATTTCAGAATTGGAGGAAACTAAACAGATGCGAACGGAACCAAGTAATCAAGTGTTAGTAAATAATGTGAAGCCAGTTTCGGCAACTACTAATGCTGCTGATATCTTTTCTGTTAAACTAGTTAGATGTGGTTCCGGTGAGAAGTCAACTTTTAGTGTTGATAACGGTGGCAGTGGAATTGCTAATTCTTTGCCCATTCAGCGAAGACAGTCGCCGGAAGCCGAAAATCCGCATATCAAGAGAGGGATAAAAGGGTTCGTCGAATTTCCGAAAGTGGTGAGAGCCATTGGGTCGAGAAGTAGGCATTTGGGTTCGAAAATGGAGTGTCAAAGGGCTCAGCTAAGGATACTGCTGAAACAGAAGAACCCAACTCGATCCAATGGTCTCATTATGAGTTAG